In Streptomyces sp. NBC_00483, a single window of DNA contains:
- a CDS encoding ComF family protein, translating to MRGWWQDFSDLVLPAECAGCGRSRTTLCARCSAALRGAVPSRVRPRPAPPGMPVVFGAVPYRNAVRAVLLAHKERGALGLARPLGEALAGAVRAGLVDGGVEWGGGAGRAPGGPVGPVTLVPVPSAPRAVRARGHDPTRRIAYAAAAELRRAGVPARVLAVLRQRRAVADQSGLDARQRLVNVTGALEVVGGGSALLTGIGRIVLVDDLITTGASLAEAARAIAAATGYVKIDRERESDRGRSEAGPGKAGEIAGIAFRAAVVAASPESFEINRN from the coding sequence ATGCGGGGGTGGTGGCAGGACTTCTCCGATCTGGTGCTGCCGGCCGAGTGTGCCGGCTGTGGCAGATCTCGTACGACGCTGTGCGCGCGGTGCTCGGCGGCGTTGCGCGGCGCTGTGCCGAGCCGGGTGCGGCCGCGACCGGCTCCGCCGGGGATGCCGGTCGTGTTCGGCGCCGTCCCGTACCGGAACGCGGTGCGGGCCGTGCTCCTCGCCCACAAGGAGCGTGGTGCGCTCGGCCTCGCCCGGCCGCTGGGCGAGGCGCTGGCCGGGGCTGTGCGGGCCGGACTCGTGGACGGCGGGGTCGAGTGGGGTGGCGGGGCCGGGCGGGCTCCTGGCGGCCCTGTGGGCCCCGTGACGCTCGTCCCTGTGCCGTCCGCGCCGCGGGCCGTGCGGGCGCGCGGTCACGACCCGACGCGGCGGATCGCGTACGCGGCGGCGGCCGAGCTGCGCCGTGCGGGTGTCCCGGCGCGGGTGCTGGCCGTGCTGCGGCAGCGGCGAGCGGTGGCCGACCAGTCGGGCCTGGACGCCCGGCAGCGGCTGGTGAATGTGACGGGCGCGCTGGAAGTGGTGGGCGGTGGCAGCGCGTTGCTCACTGGAATTGGCCGGATCGTGCTGGTCGACGACCTGATCACGACGGGTGCTTCTCTCGCGGAGGCGGCGCGCGCAATAGCGGCCGCGACCGGTTACGTGAAGATCGATAGGGAACGCGAGTCGGATCGGGGCCGCTCCGAGGCGGGCCCGGGAAAGGCCGGCGAGATCGCCGGGATCGCGTTTCGGGCGGCCGTGGTGGCCGCGTCTCCGGAATCCTTCGAAATAAACCGGAACTAG
- the hpf gene encoding ribosome hibernation-promoting factor, HPF/YfiA family: MDIVVKGRKTEVPERFRKHVAEKLKLEKIQKLDGKVISLDVEVSKEPNPRQADRCERVEITLRTRGPVIRAEAAASDPYAALDLATDKLDARLRKEHDKRSSRRGKRISAAEVAEHVPDAALLNGDGTIAKTEEAEPDGVPTTKMGSLEVKGEGPLVVREKTHVAAPMTLDQALYEMELVGHDFYLFVDSETKEPSVVYRRHAYDYGVIHLSTDPMVSQVRGADGGDAIGG; this comes from the coding sequence GTGGACATCGTCGTCAAGGGCCGCAAGACCGAAGTACCAGAGCGGTTCCGTAAGCACGTGGCCGAGAAGCTGAAGCTGGAGAAGATCCAGAAGCTCGACGGCAAGGTGATCAGCCTCGACGTTGAGGTGTCCAAGGAGCCGAACCCCCGACAGGCGGACCGGTGCGAGCGCGTGGAGATCACACTGCGCACGCGTGGCCCGGTGATCAGGGCAGAGGCCGCGGCAAGCGACCCGTACGCGGCGCTGGACCTGGCCACGGACAAGCTCGACGCACGCCTGCGCAAGGAGCACGACAAGCGGTCGTCGCGGCGCGGCAAGCGGATCTCTGCGGCAGAGGTCGCCGAGCACGTTCCGGACGCCGCCCTGCTCAACGGGGACGGCACGATCGCCAAGACCGAAGAGGCCGAGCCCGACGGCGTACCGACCACCAAGATGGGCTCGCTGGAGGTCAAGGGCGAGGGCCCGCTCGTCGTCCGTGAGAAGACCCACGTGGCGGCACCCATGACGCTCGATCAGGCGCTCTACGAGATGGAGCTGGTCGGGCACGACTTCTATCTGTTCGTCGACTCCGAGACGAAGGAACCAAGCGTCGTCTACCGGCGGCACGCCTACGACTACGGCGTCATCCACCTCAGCACCGACCCCATGGTCTCCCAGGTCAGGGGAGCCGACGGGGGCGACGCAATCGGCGGCTGA
- a CDS encoding response regulator, translating into MADSFGLMRGEDAGAGEDGADTGPDAGSSREEPIRVLVVDDHALFRRGLEIVLKAEEDILVVGEAGDGAEAVDKAADLLPDIVLMDVRMPKRGGIEACTSIKEVAPSAKIIMLTISDEEADLYDAIKAGATGYLLKEISTDEVATAIRAVADGQSQISPSMASKLLTEFKSMIQRTDERRLVPAPRLTDRELEVLKLVATGMNNRDIAKELFISENTVKNHVRNILEKLQLHSRMEAVVYAMREKILEIR; encoded by the coding sequence ATGGCGGACAGCTTCGGACTGATGCGGGGCGAGGACGCCGGTGCCGGCGAGGACGGCGCCGACACGGGGCCGGATGCCGGATCCTCGCGCGAGGAACCCATCCGGGTGCTTGTGGTGGACGACCATGCCCTGTTCCGGCGCGGCCTGGAGATCGTCCTCAAGGCCGAGGAGGACATCCTGGTCGTCGGTGAGGCGGGCGACGGGGCGGAGGCCGTGGACAAGGCGGCCGATCTGCTGCCGGACATCGTCCTCATGGACGTACGGATGCCCAAGAGAGGCGGCATCGAGGCGTGCACCTCCATCAAGGAGGTGGCGCCCAGCGCCAAGATCATCATGTTGACGATCAGCGATGAGGAAGCCGATCTCTACGACGCGATCAAGGCGGGCGCGACGGGATATCTGCTGAAGGAGATCTCGACCGACGAGGTGGCCACGGCCATTCGCGCCGTGGCCGACGGGCAGTCGCAGATCAGCCCGTCCATGGCGTCGAAGCTGCTCACCGAGTTCAAGTCGATGATCCAGCGCACGGACGAGCGCCGGCTCGTGCCCGCGCCCCGGCTGACCGACCGGGAGCTCGAGGTGCTCAAGCTGGTGGCGACGGGCATGAACAACCGGGACATCGCCAAGGAGTTGTTCATCTCCGAGAACACCGTGAAGAACCATGTGCGCAACATCCTGGAGAAGCTGCAGCTGCACTCCAGGATGGAGGCCGTGGTGTACGCGATGCGGGAGAAGATCCTGGAGATCCGGTAG
- a CDS encoding LpqB family beta-propeller domain-containing protein, whose product MAVVDEQRVPRQRRGMRAGMLAGCGALVLAGCASMPDNGGLESVEASQRPDSQVRVFALPPKDDVGPSSIVEGFLEALTSDDPSYTMARKYLTSKAAKNWEPKRQTVVLDDGPSTRPTGRPNSGNDGRSYELTGKQVATVDQQQAYQPRGGAYQGDLHLTQVNTSKGKQWRIDALPEGVVLGESDFQRIYSSVNKYYYAVDSTSGGEAGQRRLVADPVFVRQWTDPLTETVKELLQGPTRWLNPVVRTAFPTHAALKKGTDSLAPDDANKLTVPLNEAGSRAGQAKCKEMAAQLLFSLRDLSSSSVNEVELKRSDGRFMCAMTEDGADALAAPRSTGRVPDQYFLDAKGRLVRMPGKSRSDKSPEQVPGPLGEGEQVLRSVAVSRDQERAAGVSNDGRSLYVASLIAGASLGDPVASSHAKAEKNGFTTPSWDGNGDLWVADRDPKHRRLLMFGQGQADKVQKVRVEGLGDDATIETVKASADGARIGLLVSEEDTTSLWIGRVERHADANGDTEVSVTELRQAAPQMEEVTAVSWAGDSRLVVVGREPGGLQQMQYVLSDGSTPTGQALPGLTRVSEIAASDNDELPLLAHSDDGIVRLPSGAAWQSVLKDGTAPVYPG is encoded by the coding sequence ATGGCGGTCGTGGATGAACAGCGGGTGCCGCGGCAGCGGCGCGGGATGCGGGCCGGAATGCTGGCCGGGTGCGGTGCGCTCGTACTCGCCGGCTGCGCGTCGATGCCGGACAACGGGGGCCTCGAATCGGTCGAGGCCTCGCAGCGCCCGGACTCACAGGTGCGCGTCTTCGCCCTGCCGCCGAAGGACGACGTCGGGCCCTCCTCCATCGTCGAGGGCTTCCTGGAGGCGCTGACCAGTGACGACCCCTCGTACACGATGGCGCGCAAGTACCTGACGTCGAAGGCCGCGAAGAACTGGGAGCCCAAGCGGCAGACCGTGGTGCTCGACGACGGCCCCAGCACGCGCCCGACGGGCCGGCCGAATTCGGGGAACGACGGCCGCTCCTACGAACTGACCGGCAAGCAGGTCGCCACGGTCGACCAGCAGCAGGCGTACCAGCCGCGGGGCGGGGCGTACCAGGGGGATCTGCACCTGACGCAGGTGAACACCTCCAAGGGCAAGCAGTGGCGGATCGACGCCCTCCCGGAGGGGGTCGTTCTCGGCGAGTCCGACTTCCAGCGGATCTACAGCTCCGTCAACAAGTACTACTACGCGGTGGATTCGACGTCGGGCGGTGAGGCCGGGCAGCGGCGCCTGGTCGCGGACCCCGTCTTCGTACGGCAGTGGACCGACCCGCTGACGGAGACCGTCAAGGAGCTGTTGCAGGGGCCGACGCGCTGGCTGAATCCGGTGGTGCGGACGGCGTTTCCGACGCATGCCGCGCTGAAGAAGGGCACCGACTCGCTGGCGCCGGACGACGCCAACAAGCTGACGGTGCCGCTGAACGAGGCGGGCAGCAGGGCCGGGCAGGCCAAGTGCAAGGAGATGGCGGCCCAACTGCTGTTCTCGCTGCGGGACCTGTCGTCGTCGAGCGTGAACGAGGTGGAACTGAAGCGTTCCGACGGCCGGTTCATGTGTGCGATGACCGAGGACGGGGCGGACGCCCTCGCGGCGCCGCGCTCCACCGGGCGCGTCCCGGACCAGTACTTCCTCGACGCCAAGGGCCGCCTGGTGCGGATGCCGGGCAAGAGCAGGTCCGACAAGAGCCCCGAGCAGGTGCCGGGGCCGCTGGGCGAGGGCGAGCAGGTGCTGCGTTCCGTGGCCGTCTCGCGCGACCAGGAGCGCGCGGCGGGGGTCTCGAACGACGGGCGCTCGCTGTACGTGGCGTCGCTGATCGCCGGTGCCTCGCTGGGGGACCCGGTCGCGAGCAGCCACGCCAAGGCGGAGAAGAACGGCTTCACGACGCCCAGTTGGGACGGGAACGGCGATCTGTGGGTGGCCGACCGCGATCCGAAGCACCGGCGGCTGCTGATGTTCGGCCAGGGGCAGGCGGACAAGGTGCAGAAGGTCCGGGTCGAGGGGCTCGGCGACGACGCCACCATCGAGACGGTGAAGGCGTCCGCCGACGGAGCGCGCATCGGACTCCTTGTGTCGGAGGAGGACACCACGTCGCTGTGGATCGGGCGCGTCGAGCGGCACGCCGACGCGAACGGCGACACGGAGGTCTCGGTGACCGAACTGCGCCAGGCGGCACCGCAGATGGAAGAGGTGACGGCCGTGTCGTGGGCGGGCGACAGCCGGCTCGTCGTCGTCGGCCGGGAGCCCGGTGGGCTGCAGCAGATGCAGTACGTGCTGAGCGACGGATCGACGCCGACCGGGCAGGCGCTGCCGGGTCTGACCAGGGTCAGCGAGATCGCGGCGTCGGACAACGACGAACTGCCGCTGCTCGCGCACTCCGACGACGGCATCGTCCGCCTGCCCTCCGGGGCGGCGTGGCAGTCGGTGCTGAAGGACGGGACGGCTCCGGTCTATCCGGGGTAG